The sequence TTCAATGTGAGCAGACGTTTCCGtcaacgacgaggtgcctacggctGACTCCGCTAACCAGTGTTTCCAACCCACATGTGTCAACCAGACCCAATCAAAAAGCAATACCGACTTATATCGGGACGTGGGTCCTCTTCCCGTAAAAAACTAGCGTGTTAGGAGAGGACTCCGCCCTTATAAATCATGTTGCGAAGGTTATAGATATACATAGATCCTCGAGCTAGGACATGCAACTCACTATTTAAGTTACTTATAAATAAATATTTTCTTCAAACTTCGCAACATAATAAGTTTTCCCTACGATCATGATTTTCTTCAACCTTCATAGCATAATAAGACCTTGTTTGTTTCAACTTTGATGAGGTTTGAATCACTTGTGAATTTGCTTTAGTGGCAAAGCTAATTCATAGTGATACAAGACCATGTTTGTTTCAGCTTTGATTGGATTTGAATCACCTGCAGACCGAAGTACACTTTAAGGTGCTTCAGCAAGTTGCACTGAAATGACCAGAATCAAGATTTAGCTTCACTGGCAAAACTGATTCGAAATAGCTATTTGTTTTAGATTTCATATTCAGTTTCACTGACAAGGTTGATTTGAAATGATTATTTGTTTTGGATTCAAGATTCAACTTCACTAGCAAAGCTGAAAAGCTCAAACATACGGGGCCTAAGTAGTCAATATGATTTTGATTTTCTTCAACTTTCACAACACAATAAGTTGCCCCTACGATTCTGACTAGTGTCTTTGATATGAAATTATGTAGTGTGTAAGACCTTGTGCTTGTGCACACCTTTTGTCATGGGAATCGCCTTCCGCACTTTGCGATAGAGTAAATATGCTAAACCAAGTCGATGAGCTTTTAAGGGTCCAAAAATTGGTGTAAAGGTTGTTTGTTGGCACATGGACAAAACCAAGATACAAATGGTGCATTTTGTACTACATCTGCTTGCCCTGAGCCCAACCAAACAACAGCTCTATTCTCAGTTGTAGCAAAGTTCACCAAGAAATCACCAACAACATTTTGGCTACGCTTAATATGAGTAATAATACAAGTTTTACAAAGGGAAAGCAAATATTTAATCTCTGCCGCCAAAGAAGCAAGCAGCAATCTGTCAAAAACTTCATCCTTGAGAATGTTCACCGCTGAGACTAAATCCACCTCTAGCAGAATAGGAAGAACTGATCGTTGCAAAAGCACAGAGTTCGGCTTCCATTGCATCTCTACAGGAAAAAATTATATTGCTTGTGTTGTCTCGGAGAATCATTCCAGCTCCAGCCCTTCCATCTGAGGACCAAGAACCATCCATGTTTAATTTGACCCAGCCGGCCCCCTAGAGGAACAACCCACAAATGAAGATGAtcagtcagttctttgcctcagtattCATCTTTAAATCATCTTGGATAACTAGTGCTTTATTCGCAGCTTCATGATACTTATCCTCCACTTGTGTCTCCTCACCTTGATAAGATATATGCTCTTTCTTCTCTTACCTTTGCATCCTCTTTCTCATTTGATCAGGTTCTTCCAAGTTGCAACCTTCACCACCATCATACATGAATACTAAAAATTCACAAATATATTTCTTCTAGAGCAACGCCAGGAAAACCCTTTTGGAAGAAAAAATATATGTTTCTTCGTATGGAGTCGTATAATCTAACAACTCAACATGACTCAACTCCGATACCTACATGTCCCCATCTCCATGAGAGCAACACCGTTCGTTTCTTCTTAATTACTATCACAGTATCACTATGTGAGTGTATATACATAACGACCACAGAACAATCTCTTTCATAAAACTTACATCAGGCAACATGAGTTCATCCAGCGAACAACATTTATGCGGTCAACTAGTACACAATCTGAATAAATCAGGGTTCTTAATAACCACAGAAAAAACAACACAAGAAAACAGTCTCCTCCTAAGCATACGAAAAAACGGACCAGCCTACCTGTCAAGACTGAAACGGCATCGCTAACAGGAAAAACACGCTAGCAGTTGTTGCAGCAGAGTCGCTCCCCCGCGCTCAGCAGAACTTCCAGTGGTTGTTGCAGTTGACGCACGTCACGAACGTCGTCATCGGCTCGTCCGCACTCCGGGTCTGCAGCTGGTAGTAGGTCGTCTTGCGCTGCCCGCAACGCCCGCACTTGAACTGGTCCGTCGACGCCTTGGGCGCCGACGCGCGCTCGCAGTCAAACAGGGCCTTCTCCTTGATCTGCTGGTTCTCCAGCTTCCGAGCGTCGCTCGCCATCTCGTCCGCGGGCATGTCCACCAGGCTCCCGGGCCTCACCTCGCCCAGCAGCACCCTCCGCCGGAAGTCGGGGTTGTTGTCGGCTTTCAGGTTGAACAGTATCGACCTGTATTTCACCTTGTGGGTCCCGGTGGAACGCCCTATCCTCTCAAACAGCGCCGACTCCACTGTCACAGCAACTCTATATGGGTCGCATGCATTTACCTGGTCCAGGAGATCTCTTATTTCCTCTCTGTCATCATCACTAGTTTCCTTGGAAACCTTGACGAAGGCGTCAACAAGAAGCTCCCTGTATTTATCTCGAGCAGCATCGTTGCATCTGACAAGGGATGTCAGCTTTGGGGGACCATTTGGAACAGAAGATGGTTTCTTTGTTTCAGATGTTCTGCTAACTTCCTTTGAAACCTTCTCTACCTTAACTTGGACTTTGGAATCACTATTCACAGTCTTCTCAATCTTCACACTTGCCGACATAGAATCCTTTTCAGTCTTCACAGTTGCATTCTTTTCAGTCTTCACAGTCGTCGACGTAGAGTTCTTTTCAACCTTCACGTTCGCTGACTTCCTTTCAACCTTCATGGGCTGAGGTTTCTCAGCCTTAGCTGCAGAGTTGTTTGATTTTCCATTTGCTGGTGTGCCGTTTTTCTTTCCTGTCTCTTCAATAACAACCTTCTTCCAGTACCCAAAAAGGTCTGCAGCCACCGCCTGTATGTCTGAGTTAGGGTGCTTCGTCAGGTACCGAAGACGTTTGCCAACCTGACAAAACAAAACACAATCTGTAAGTTGCAAGTTCCCAAAGCCCTATGAAAACAACTGCATGGGGAAAGTAGCTGAATGAAATAAGCAACAACCATTTAGGAGGGAAAGCAGATGTTTAGTAACAACATATTAACTTAACTAACTAAGCTTCAGTAAAAAAGACAAAATTTTACTTAGCAATGCAATTCACAAAAGATGTTTCACAAACCACCAACCAGTGCAACTAATAGATGCAGACCCGCGAAACCAGAATCACTCTGCTCATCAATATTGAGTGTTTGACACTCATGCTCAAAACACGTCTGCACCTTACGGAATTAGATATCCTTTTGCTAGATAGGTTAGCAAACTTAAAGCTTTCTAAATTGAAACCCGGTCACTGAAAGGCAACTCAAagacatgaaagaaattgtcaccaACCCAGCGCAACTAATAGATGCAGACCCTCGAAACCAGAATCACTCTGCTCATGAATATTGAATGCTTGCCACTCATGCTCAAAACACATCTGCACCTTACAGAATTAGATATGCTTTTGCTAGATAGGTTAGCAAACTTGAAGCTTTCTAAACTGAAACCCAGTCACTGAAAGACAACTCagacatgaaagaaattgtcaatGCAGCCACTTTAGGAGGCCTAGACTCCTAGAAACTGTTTCAGAATTATTATTTGTTACGCTCAATGCCCCATGGCACTTATGTCGTGTCCACGAAGGAAACAACTCATATCCCAATTACAGAGGACCTTAGCTAGTTTTATAACTCATATCCCAATGCAACTAATAGATCTAGATGCAGACCCTCGAAACCAAAATCACTTACTGCTCATGAATATTGAGTGTTTACCACTCATGCTCAAAACACATCTGCACCTTACGGAATTAGATATGCTTTTGCTAGATAGGTTAGCAAACTTAAAGCTTTCTAAATTGAAACCCAGTCATTGAAAGACAACTCAGACATGAAAGAAATTTTCACCGCAGCCCCTTTAGGAGGCCTAGTCGCCTAGACTCCTAGAAACTGTTTCAGAATACTCAATGCCCCATGGCACTTATGTCGGTGTACACAAAGGAAACAACTCGTATCCCAATTACAGAGGACCTTACCTGGTTTTATATCATAAAGGCGTTAAAACTAAAAGTAAACTTTAAAGACTACCGAGCTGTttggtttgatgccaaaaattGACTTGCCAATATGCAGGCAAGCCAAAAAAACCGAGCTTTATATATTCTGGAGTTGCCATCTGGCAGGCCCTATGACCAAAGTCTGATGTAAGTGGCTGGCTCGAAGACATACTAATTGTCAGGAAGTGTATACCTTAATGGTCGAGAAACCGTACAGCTTCAGATCAGATATACACAAAATGGCAAAACAGGAGCAGAATATGACATACTAATTGTAGGGAAGTGTGCACCTTAAGGGTCGAGAAACCGAAACAGCTTCAGATCAGATATACACAAAATGGCAAAACAGGAGCACAATAATTTTTGGTTCAGTAATAACTCAGGAAGGTGGGTTTTATGGAAAGACATGTCGAATACGACAACTTAAAGATCATGTAAGTTATAAATTGCCCAACTTATATAGAATATTTCTTTCATCTAAACTGCTCACGTTCTGCATGTTTCACTTACCAAATCAAGTTTTTTTACATAAATAAACACGTGAACCAAAGATCGGCAGATTTCTTTAGGGAACTGGCCGAAATAGAGTCCATTCATCAAGGCAAAGTTGTACACACAAAGGACTTGCTAGCAGAAGATAGGGTACAACGCCGAAAACCCATGAAATCCAGAGGAAGAGCCATTGATTAGATGCTGGTGCAAGACCAGCCAACTGCAAATTCATAGTCTTTGTTCCTATTTTGTGAAATTCAAAACATAGATATCATGTTATAGATAAATTAGTTATCACATGTTCTCCAGCCAATCGTAAAATCGTGCTATCACAGGCAGATCAAAACACTCTCAATCAAGTACCAGTCCATGAATTTACAGTGTTTATTATCACTGGAAGACATGATGTATTGCTGAGAACCAAAGAAAGACGATGGTTGGGAGGCCACTTCATGCAGAATCCCAATTAAGATGAAACTAGCAGGTAGCATCAATCTGACCCACAGCAAAGACCAAACCGTCACCGAGACATATTAATCCTCGCCGCAAAAGCATCGAAAACACAAATCCCAGCCTCTTTGTCCTGAATGGAAACTGTGAATCTGCGGTAACCCGCAGCATTCCACAAATCCCAGCCGCCTGCCTACCCACCGTCTCTGTGAGACATCCAGGCACCGAGCGCGCATGCCCTATCACCCACAAACCTACCAATCCGAGGCacaaaaagaagaggaaaaaggtgTAACCTGCCCCGCTCGCACAAGATCTAATTCCCAATTCGCTTTTTCGCAGCCGCGTCACCCTTTAAAAAGGGGGAAGAACGGCGTGCCTCGCATAAGCACACGGTAATTTCTAGCGAACCAGGCaggaaaaaaaaggcccaaattgAAGGCAATGAGGCGCATTGCACCCGCATGCAATTCCTCCTCGATTTTACCGGAACCAACGCGACGAGAGGCGACGAATAGCCTGATTTCCGGGCTGGGGACGagcgggggggagggggcggcagaCCTGCGTGGAGACGAGGACGTCGGTGTTGACGCGGAACTCGCGGAGGCGGCGCAGGGCGTCGAGGCAGCGCTCGGCCTCGGGGGAGGAGCcgtcggcctcctcggcggcggcgtcggcggccttcttggcggcctcgaAGGTCTCCATGAGCTCCCTCTCCATGGCCatccggcaggcggcggcggcggcgggggggatcGAATCAAAACCCTAGGCGCAAAGCAGGAGGCCTCGCCGCCGCGGTCTACCCTCTCGCGTGTCTGGCTGGCTCGGAGGCGTGGAGGCAACGGGAGGAGGGGAAAAAAAGGGTTGGATTCGGGGGCAGCGCGGGGATTTATACGCCGCCCGCCGCCGTTGATTCGGAGGCGGATGAGATCCTTCTGGAGCCCGGCCGGATCGGACGGTGGATTCCGCGCCACGTGGCGCGCGCCGGGGGGTTCGGTTGCTGTTGCGTAGGATCCGTCCCGTCCTGTCTGTCTGTCTGCAGACGGCGTGTCATTTCCGATTTCTCGCAAGACAGAAGCTCTGCAGCCGTGGCTGGACTTTATTTATGACAGACGCCTCACCCTGCCGTTTCCTGCACAGATTATTACATTGTAAGGTGACCATTAAACCTTCACCAGTTgctccaaaaaaaaaaaaacttcaccGACGTTGCCCTTGAATTTCGAAGGGGGTAATCCTGGCCCCGGGCCCGGCGGCAGTGGATTAGGGTTCGTGTATGCGTTTTGGGGCCAAGGGTTTTGCGTCGACTCTAGAGTGTGGCGGGAGCGGCGATCCGGCGATGTGGTGAAATGGCGTCTAGACGACAGTAGCATCGTCGGGGGGTGAAGGCGGTGGATGGCCTGTGGTGGCGGCGTCGGGGGGTGGCCAGGCAGTGAAGAAGTCGGGGAGAAGGCGCGTCAGC comes from Triticum aestivum cultivar Chinese Spring chromosome 5B, IWGSC CS RefSeq v2.1, whole genome shotgun sequence and encodes:
- the LOC123113929 gene encoding transcription elongation factor TFIIS, which gives rise to MASPPGPGSANRALSSSSRGPLSPFPGGAGPFLRHQHPPGGDSDGGASFDEDDDDDDEEEEDGEDQDAELAARSSQQRRAASPARIGRPVVNGENGGSQIQEGQQWQLYSCGTEQHDRASSRGDEEPGSVPREMRVEDGYGVIGRREGGPASSYWDLLRAHLSDPLTGILMDDAMILSCGHSYGSSGMQHIYRMKACGKCGQPITENSIRPNLALGLAVQAFRREEESAKTLKRKRDRLEQGFDSIPPAAAAACRMAMERELMETFEAAKKAADAAAEEADGSSPEAERCLDALRRLREFRVNTDVLVSTQVGKRLRYLTKHPNSDIQAVAADLFGYWKKVVIEETGKKNGTPANGKSNNSAAKAEKPQPMKVERKSANVKVEKNSTSTTVKTEKNATVKTEKDSMSASVKIEKTVNSDSKVQVKVEKVSKEVSRTSETKKPSSVPNGPPKLTSLVRCNDAARDKYRELLVDAFVKVSKETSDDDREEIRDLLDQVNACDPYRVAVTVESALFERIGRSTGTHKVKYRSILFNLKADNNPDFRRRVLLGEVRPGSLVDMPADEMASDARKLENQQIKEKALFDCERASAPKASTDQFKCGRCGQRKTTYYQLQTRSADEPMTTFVTCVNCNNHWKFC